The following proteins come from a genomic window of Dreissena polymorpha isolate Duluth1 chromosome 1, UMN_Dpol_1.0, whole genome shotgun sequence:
- the LOC127848788 gene encoding uncharacterized protein LOC127848788, producing MPSTCCSVPGCHERGGHEYPSDPIRKATWVQAVRRLDENTPKLWTPTKSSVVCKKHFKPSDYVKETITGLQPRYGRLLLTAVPSIFPWTQMETETAKSRVERMKRRDCRKLEYDTACKKNLERTFSEPVDCVEEVIEQELFTATPYFEEEISLTNAMTQTTETPMFSVEKFASNNELIHFYTGLESYSKFMFVLNSLGPAAYYLRYIYFQVSGISIQNQLFMTLMKLRRYSTDFELSTFFSVSQSSVSNIVYTWIIFMSKQWREVNIWPSGELVRYFMPTDFKIKFPKTRIIIDGTECPIKKPKAPRAQQSTYSTYKNRNTIKILVGSTPGGLVNYVSQAYGGSTSDRQIVERCKIVSACDPGDSVMADKGFNVQDLFATANVQVNIPTFFRKQNRMSGKIVLKDRKISSKRVHIERIIGLGKTYRILTCPLSGTETKLSSHITFICFMLCNFKTCIIPKHA from the exons ATGCCTTCGACTTGTTGTTCTGTACCTGGCTGTCATGAACGGGGAGGTCACGAATACCCAAGTGATCCAATTAGGAAAGCTACATGGGTTCAGGCCGTTCGGCGACTTGATGAAAATACACCGAAATTGTGGACGCCAACAAAGTCTTCAGTCGTTTGCAAGAAACACTTCAAACCAAGTGATTACGTGAAGGAGACTATTACTG GTCTACAACCTAGATATGGAAGGCTACTTTTGACAGCAGTACCAAGTATTTTCCCTTGGACCCAGATGGAAACCGAGACGGCTAAAAGCAGAGTGGAGCGCATGAAAAGGAGAGATTGTAGGAAATTGGAGTATGACACTGCCTGTAAAAAAAACTTAGAGAGGACTTTCAGCGAACCAGTTGATTGTGTGGAAGAAGTGATAGAGCAGGAGTTATTTACAGCAACTCCTTACTTTGAAGAGGAGATATCGCTTACAAACGCTATGACCCAAACCACTGAGACGCCCatgttttcagttgaaaaatttgcttcaaacaatGAACTTATTCATTTTTATACGGGGTTGGAATCGTACAGCAAATTTATGTTTGTGTTGAACTCACTTGGACCAGCTGCATACTATTTACgttacatttattttcaagtgTCAGGAATATCGATTCAAAATCAGCTTTTCATGACTTTAATGAAGTTAAGAAGATATTCAACAGATTTTGAACTATCAACTTTCTTCTCTGTGTCCCAGTCAAGTGTATCCAATATTGTTTATACTTGGATTATATTCATGTCGAAACAGTGGAGGGAAGTAAACATTTGGCCAAGTGGCGAGCTTGTGCGGTATTTTATGCCgactgactttaaaataaaatttcccaaGACAAGGATAATAATAGATGGAACTGAATGCCCAATAAAAAAGCCAAAAGCACCGAGAGCACAACAGTCGACATATTCAACATACAAGAATAGAAACACCATCAAAATTCTTGTTGGATCAACACCAGGGGGATTGGTCAACTATGTATCCCAAGCGTATGGAGGTTCCACCAGTGACAGACAAATCGTGGAACGGTGTAAAATTGTAAGTGCCTGTGACCCGGGAGACAGTGTGATGGCAGATAAAGGCTTTAATGTCCAAGATCTGTTTGCGACAGCAAATGTGCAGGTGAACATTCCGACTTTTTTCcgaaaacaaaacagaatgtctGGGAAGATCGTGTTAAAAGACAGGAAAATTTCAAGCAAAAGGGTTCATATTGAACGTATTATTGGACTAGGGAAAACTTACAGAATATTAACATGTCCATTATCAGGCACAGAAACAAAGTTATCATCTCATATAACATTTATATGCTTTATGttgtgtaatttcaaaacatgtataatCCCAAAACATGCTTAA